The following are from one region of the Carcharodon carcharias isolate sCarCar2 chromosome 27, sCarCar2.pri, whole genome shotgun sequence genome:
- the LOC121270603 gene encoding gastrula zinc finger protein XlCGF8.2DB-like, with the protein MEKPWKCGDCGKGFNYPSRLEIHKRNHIGAGMMEKPWKCEECGKGFNYPYLLEIHRRSHTGEKPFTCSECGKGFTLSSHLLSHQSIHTEERPFSCTYCEKKFSCSSNLNAHQRVHTGERSFSCSLCGKDFAGPSGLWSHQRIHTGEKPFTCSVCGKRFTLSSNLLSHQRVHTEERPFSCTYCGKRFRSSSNLNAHKRVHTGERPFTCTVCGKDFTNSSSLLSHQRIHTEDKPFSCTHCGKSFRQLSILTAHQRTHTGERPFTCSVCGKGFTQSGSLHLHKLTHTGERPFICSECGKGYTRSSHLLTHQQVHKYLQGLDSGVIAPVNNTQD; encoded by the coding sequence atggagaaaccgtggaaatgtggggactgtgggaaaggattcaattATCCATCCCGACTGGAAATCCATAAACGCAATCACATTGGGGCTGGCAtgatggagaaaccgtggaaatgtgaggaatgtgggaaaggattcaattATCCATACCTGCTGGAAAtccatcgacgcagtcacactggggagaagccattcacatgctctgagtgtgggaagggattcactttgtcatcccacctgctgtcaCACCAAagtattcacactgaggagagacctttCAGCTGCACTTACTGTGAAAAGAAGTTCTCGTGTTCATCCAACCTCAACGCACATCAGCGAGTTCATACTGGGGAGAGATCATTCAGCTGCTCCTTGTGTGGTAAGGATTTCGCTGGGCCGTCCGGTCTTTggtcacaccagcgaattcacacaggggagaagccgttcacctgttctgtgtgtgggaagagatttaCTCTTTCATCTAACCTGCtgtcacaccagcgagttcatactgaggagagaccattcagctgcacttactgtggaaagagattcaggtCTTCATCCAACCTCAACGCACACAAGCGAGTTCACacgggggagaggccattcacctgcactgtgtgtgggaaggattTCACAAATTCATCCAGCCTTCtgtcacaccagcgaattcacactgaggataaGCCATTCAGCTGTACTCACTGTGGAAAGAGTTTCAGGCAGTTATCAATTCTCACTGCTCACCAACGcactcacactggagagagaccattcacctgctccgtgtgtgggaagggattcactcagtcaggcAGCCTGCAtttacacaaactcactcacactggggagaggccgttcatctgctctgagtgtgggaagggatacaCTCGATCATCCCATCTGCtaacacaccagcaagttcacaagtatctgcaggggttggattctggTGTTATTGCTCCTGTTAATAACACCCAGGACTGA